A genomic stretch from Hemicordylus capensis ecotype Gifberg chromosome 1, rHemCap1.1.pri, whole genome shotgun sequence includes:
- the LOC128341221 gene encoding dispanin subfamily A member 2b-like, translating into MQPAADSVCLNMQPYDGKAVHGGPAPPYAYQPPRAAYPPIEPPRDFVLWSLFNFVFLNSCCLGFAALVFSIKSRDRKVVGDMDGAASYGKTAKCLNITDLILSILFIILLIILVATGVLSMQEHIKRLSNEQPTYNSGWN; encoded by the exons ATGCAGCCCGCCGCGGACTCCGTGTGCCTCAACATGCAGCCCTACGACGGGAAGGCGGTACACGGCGGACCGGCTCCCCCGTATGCCTACCAGCCGCCGCGGGCCGCCTACCCGCCAATCGAGCCGCCCCGGGACTTCGTGCTCTGGTCGCTCTTCAACTTTGTCTTCCTGAACAGCTGCTGCCTCGGCTTTGCCGCTCTCGTCTTCTCCATCAAG TCAAGGGATCGTAAAGTTGTTGGTGATATGGATGGAGCGGCTAGCTATGGCAAGACAGCCAAGTGCCTGAATATTACTGATTTGATACTGAGCATCTTATTCATCATTCTTCTCATCATCCTGGTTGCCACGGGTGTACTAAGTATGCAGGAGCACATCAAGCGCCTCTCTAACGAACAGCCAACCTATAATAGTGGCTGGAATTAA
- the LOC128340373 gene encoding interferon-induced transmembrane protein 2-like: MQSSYPQSISVSMPGQQGGSKETNNKDFLVWSLFNFLLFWNCFCLGFLALVFSIKSRDRMVFGEADRAAAYAKRAKYLNIAALVIGIVGILIFIVVIITTPTIREKLHDLFEKA; this comes from the exons ATGCAGTCCTCCTACCCGCAGTCAATTTCCGTCAGCATgcctgggcagcagggtggatccAAGGAGACCAACAACAAGGACTTCTTGGTGTGGTCCCTCTTCAACTTTCTGCTCTTCTGGAACTGTTTCTGCCTCGGCTTCCTTGCCCTTGTCTTCTCCATTAAG TCAAGGGATCGCATGGTTTTTGGAGAGGCGGATAGAGCAGCTGCTTATGCCAAGAGAGCCAAGTACCTGAATATTGCTGCTTTGGTAATAGGCATCGTGGGTATCCTTATTTTCATCGTGGTCATCATCACTACGCCTACTATCAGAGAAAAACTGCATGATCTATTTGAGAAAGCCTGA